DNA sequence from the Sulfurimonas sp. HSL3-7 genome:
CTTTCTCAACCCCTTCGCCGTCGTGACACATCAGACCGAGATAGTATTGCGCCTCGGCGTTGCGCTGAAAGGCGCCAAAGGGATAGAGCATCTCATATGCTTCTTCAAATTTATCGTCGTTATAGAGGGCGATGCCGTTTGCGACACTCTTTTCCATCTCATATCCTTTAGAAAATCTTGTGAAATTATAGCTAACTCAAAGGCATTAGCCCAATATGATTATAATAACATCATGAATTTTGATGCGTTAGAGAATAAGAAC
Encoded proteins:
- a CDS encoding SEL1-like repeat protein, coding for MEKSVANGIALYNDDKFEEAYEMLYPFGAFQRNAEAQYYLGLMCHDGEGVEKDIEQAAKWWTMARREGHRDAAYALSEIQISTKNLF